The genomic interval TTATGGTGGTACAATTCACTTTGAGACCTGTTGAATTCCTGCATCATGAATGTTTAAAGTACACTCTCAGTTTTGGCTTGCTAAATTTCAGGTAATCATTAATTTGCAACAAAAAGATCAGAACATGTCGATTTTTTCTGCCATCTAGCATCATCCAGATTTGTGCAGTCAAGATGCAGAAGCCATAAATTAAATTGCAGGAATGTATTTAAAAAGTTGAGGGTTGAATCTATAAATCCGCTTTCTTCTAGTGCTAGCTAGAAACAGTTTAGCAAATATGCTTCAAAAATAAGGAAGGTGTCCACAACATGGCTTGATGCGTGGCTTGAAGCCATGACATATATTGTCCTATGTAACCTCCTGTGTCATAGTTTTTCATCCCACCCACCAGCAGATATCTGGATCAGCCCTAGTCTGATATCATTCACCTTCTACTGAATTATTAATCAAATGCAATCACTGTGATGAAAGTTGCAAGATTCAGTGCTAGTGCATTCACAATTGGAAGCTAAATTTTACGTTGCTGCAATGAAAGCAAGATACAAAAAGATTTGGATAAATGGACTAAACTACAGATATCACTAATTGGCAGAATCTCagcaattaaaatgaatgtactacccaaACTACTTTATCTTTTCCAAACAATATGAATTAAATTAGAGAATTTTTTTCcaaacaactaaataaaatggtATCCAAGTTTATCTGGTCTGGGAAAAAAACCATGTATTAAATACAAACTTTTACAAGATAGTAGAAACAAAGGGAGCTTTGGTCTCCCAGACTGGAAGCTTTACTATCAGGTGGCAGCCCCtagagtttttagagttttattgaacacttataggccgcccttttccctgaggggactcagggcggcttacaataatgagggaggggggtgcaagacaagacataaaagaaaatgtgagtaaaaataattaacaataaaagcacaacattcactcagcattcgggcggggagggagtaaagtcctatccccaggcctgacgggatagccagatcttaagggccgtgcagaaggcctggacggtggtgagggtgcggatctccacggggagattgttccatagcgtcggagctgcaactgagaaggctctcctccgcgtagtcgccagtcggcactgactggcggatggaattcggaggaggcctaccctgtgcgatctgatgggacgcagggaggtaattggcagaagccCCTAACATGGCTCAAGGACTGGattctaaaaaataaaagaattcttATACTAGAAGGCCACAATTTCCAACAAGGCTGTCAttgcttcctctgggagggaaggaataaatcTTATTCTTACTTCCAGAGACACATAGTAAGGGATGTCCTGTTTAAGGTctgggaaaaattaaaaaaatcattatgtgAAAATCCCAATCTGTTTATCAACGATGGAGGTAATGACATATCCAAATACAATAGATCTCAGTAAAATGGTAAGATGTGCAGAACtcttagatgaaaaaggagaactaaaatcagtacaagatctgaaaacacaaggaataaatatggaatagtggccatatttacaaattaaaacaagattttaaaaagattggTAACAATACAGAATACacgagaaacaaatggaattagataaaatattattaggaatgGGAGCAAAAATGATTActagattatataattttctcTTAAGATATAAAATGGTAGAAAAGATGGTAAAGGAGAATatgattagctggggaagaaattttgggcataatatagagttagaaaaatgggataaactatgggaaagaaattataaatttatgatggcagtagcttacaaagaaaacctctttaaattgttttatagatggcatttgcctccagcgagattggccaaaatatACCCAATTTTACCCCCCAAATGTTGAAGATGCCGCCACAAgtctggaacattctaccatatgtTGTGGACGTACCCCATCACAAGGaagtactggtgcaaaattcggaaatggttggaagaaattactgagcgaaaaatagaactgaaaccagaagcattcttattaggactattagaccaaaaaatggataagcaatctcaatacataatcatacacatactcactgcagccaggattgctttcgcacaaaactggaaaaaaatcaatacacccgcagatgaaacgataattagaaaagtacttgaatgtgcagagatagataaaatgacaatagaactaaaagaaagagaagaatcggatttctataaagtatggaataaaatttataagtggctagaaaacagaagccaaacagaaaatagagaatataaattttgatgatataaataattaatattattataagtgtaatactactgttgttatattctaggacaaggtaaaagcaataggaaggcaatgcagaatggagaactaTAAAGGCTAAGCAGGAAAGCCGATAcgaaggctgtataattactttatattcttatgtatgtttcatgttttgttctttcttgttgtgtttttctttctgtttttaaagattaaaacattcaattttttttaaagttgaaggTTTAATCTATAAACCCATTTTCTTCTAGTGCTAGCTATAAACAGTTTAGCAAATATACTTCAAAAATAAGGAAGTTGTCCACAACATGGCTTGATGCACGGCTTGAAGCCATGACATATATCATCCTATATAACCCCCTGTGTCATACTTTTTCATCTCACCTACAGGAAGATATCTGGATTATCCCTAGTCTGATATCATTCACCTTCTACTGAGTTATTAATCAAGTGTAATCACTGTGATAAAAGTTGAAATATTCAGTGCTAGTGCATTCACAATTGGAAGCTAAATTTTACTTTGCTGCAATGAAAGCAAGATATAATTGGCTAAAGacatatttatcttttatttagaTATTACTTCTGGTTTGATACATCTTCATGAATAAATATAAAGGACGcatagtttttgtttttattttctaattcttAATGTTTTAGATTTATCTTCCTCGTAATAAGGATATTAACATAATAATAGAGGAGGGAATGTTACCTTCTGTGATTTATTTTTCTAGTTGTTAGtatattattgtatttgtatacgtCACTCTTTTCTTGATCCTTTACATATTTTCTCATTATTAATCAAATAAATATCATTGATTGACAATTCAAAAATGGAAGATTTAATATGAATGGCTTTGATCCTAATTCTATTTAATACCCTGATTGATTTCTCATCACACCAAACATACAAACACTCCTACagtcctttctcccttcttttttaaTCTTTCGATCCATTGTCAGTAGTTTTATGCAATCTACATGagctattttctctttttttgttattGTCTTTATTGGCCTATTAACTTTATAGcaaataaaaaatcaaataaaaatagttGGGCCTGTTTATTGGGCCATAATCTGGTAGTTGTTTCTAaacctcaatattttttttctattttattccacaCATTCCTTTATTCTTTCAATAATCTTGCCCCTATTCCTCACGATGAATCCTAATGAAAATACATTAAATCTAATTCCTGCCATATTGAGTTCATCTAAAAATTGCATAGCCATATAATGGTGTGGAGCATCCAAAGAACCAGTTAGAAGAGCAGTCACTTTAGTATATAGTAggggccaaaattgtggaaacattttgagaaaagcgtacagtatttttgaggtttgacggctgataacaccacttttttggaGTAgtgccataaaattatatatccttTGTCCATATAACATGGGTTTTAGTACAATTTAGTCTTTTTAACCTTTGTTTGAGTgataagtggtttttttttcatggaattcTAGATTTTAGACCAAATTCCTGCAGTCTGCACCCAACAGTTCTTGCACTGAACTTCACATTGCATTGTGCCATTTCATCTTGTATACACCCAGATGATTTTCTTCTGTCACGTAGGCACAGTGTCTAAATTCTTTTATCATCACTTGCTGTTGTGCACATTTTCCTGACTTTACCAGTGTGATTTTGAGCGACTGAGTCTCCTTATACCTCTTCAAAAACTTAGAAGTGCCACCTTTGGTTAAGTTTACAccaatttttcttctaatttctttatAACTGTAGCCTTATTCACTTAATAATACTATTTTACATAGCCTTCTGGGCAACCAATCAACTCTTTGCAccattactttaattttattatgttttacaaGCTCACTAAACGAAAGAAGCTCACTAAATGAAAGAACCCCAAAACCCCCAACCAACTTGATAGCAATCACATAACACTCTGACAAATGTCCTCCTCTCAGCTTCAATACATAACATCAGTAACTGAATTCTACTGTGATCTGATTGGCTCAGCAATTTAAATGGGTTGTTATGGCATGTTGGATATACACAGAGTGAGTGAACTGACAGAAGCAGATGGACAGACAGTGAAAGATCCTGGGAATAGTAACGAAGAAAATCTATTAGCAAATATAAACTTAAACTTTGTGACAAAGTTGATAAACTCTAAGACACTTCAGCTTCTGACCAAGCTGATGTTGTAGTCAGATGCTTGGATATGTGTAAGAAAATTTCAACTCAGAAATGTTTCTTGGAATATTTATAGTAAGATTAAACAAAGGGATCACAACACAATCTAAAATCCCAGTTCCTaaatatgttaaaattattaTTGCAACACTGTGTATCAAGTCTAATACATGGAATAACCAGACAAGATATCACATGCATGTAGTGTGgcaataataatttataataatgttTACCCATAGAACATACTATCAGTAAATGATGGAATTTTATATTCTATGTCTCCCACTGGAATTCCTTTTCATAACTTCTGATGAAGAAATTGGAGAATCAATATAAACACAGGAAAGAGGATATTCTTAATGTTTATAACAATATTTTTGATAAATACTATTGACAGTTAATATGCTTTAGTAGATCAATATAACTTTTAGAATATTAAACATTGGAAAATCAAGATGAATGAAAACAAGCTTTTGGAATCCTACAAATGCAATGATGCTTTTAGTGTCAAAAGAAATAATAGTTCTTGGATTCTGCCTATGTGGAGTTGACGCAATTATACTGAACATCTAATATTAGCAAAAGTTTGGCAGCTCCACAGAAATccagtatttgtttatttatgacaGACTACAACAGTGTGAGTAGGATGCATAATGCAtagaaaaataaactgaaatcTATTGGCAAAAGGAGTTGTTAAAATAGTGGAATTTCTGATCAAGATAATAGTGTAGTTGTACTGGCATAGGATTTTATGACATTGCAGATCATTATCCTTATAACACATTCCCAGATATCTTACATTTTACTTTTGCAATCATCTGTGTTTGCTTGAGTGGCAGTCAAGAAATCCTTTCCTTGAAATAAGAACCGTAAAACCTGAAAAAGTAATGTTTGTTCTTATTGAAATAATGGGGAAAATAATATTACATGTGATATTAACTCTTGAATTACTAGATTGAATGCACCCTAGAAGAGAATGTATCATTTATGGTATTGCTGCTACAGCTATAATTGGTTTAGTTACTGTACATATATTATAAGAGGTATGGGGAAATACTTGAAAGCAATGTTGTAAATGTTAGTgtctgagaaaaataaataaaaaagaagcattATATTGATGGAAAAGCCAAAGAAGACTTGCAAGGATGGAAAGGCAGGAGGATGTAATGGACTGTGAGAATAATCttgggaggcaggaggaagatCTGCAGCCAAAGCAATCAGACAAGCCCCCTAGCTGATCAGATACTTTGTATACAATGGAAAGATCCAGACTCACTACTTATTTTCTATGGGAATTTTAACAGAGCAAACTTCTGTTGACAACATACTGTATGGTAACTATTAAGTTCTGTCTAATGTTTATGTATATTAATCAATAGGATGTGGTTGTagtattatttatcttttttattactTCTTATTTTCCTGTTCTATTGGATGCCCACTATTGTTGTTGTCGTTTTGCAAGTACACTGAGTGCTCctgtaccagagacaaattccttgtgtgtgtaaCCACAGTTGGCCACATAAAgtgttatattctattctattccataccattccattccattctattccactcaattccgaatgggggggggagatggaaaaTGTTTCAAAAGGTAGCCTACTTAGTTCTCTGGAAATTAAAGGCAGAAAGGGGAAAgtgctttcagatttgcaagattctgttgctGAAACCTTACCATGAGAATAGTATTAGTTCTCATAGTTTAGGTTTCCTCCATGGCCTACATTAAAGGGCTGACTGGGGATGTGTAGTAAATGGTATTTGTATAAATTAATTTTAgtttatttcatttcagtttgTCTTATCACATGTCTATGGtaatttcttttgctttcttttcctttactTTCTATAATAATGCTCAACACAAGAAGAAGTAACCTTATGGCTATGTACAGTGTAGGTGCTGTAGATCTACTAGTTCTTAGTCATTTGCAAAGCTGTTGAATAACACTTTTTCTGAAATTGAGCCCTGAGGGGTTTCACTGATCTTTCCCTGCAGAATGATAGAGCTAATTTATGAACATCACTTACATGCAGTCATTCAACTAGTTGCGAATGCACCAAAACAGAGTACATCTAGTAATTTTGTTTTACAGCCTTactaaattaatttatttgtatccattctgAACAGGATTAAATTTTTGTTGTTCATCATACTGGGACTTCAATTACTATAATAAAGCTActgaaaaatattcaaaatatacaACACCAACAAAAAGGGAGGAGTAATTTCACTTGTTCATGTGATGAAAAATTATACCATATCAAGTTTTACCTGTTTAATAAACCATTGCCATTCAATATAGGTATATTCACTATTTGAAAACTATGTAACTTACTGTTGTGACAATATAAGAACAAGTTATTTCTCCCCATCTGTTATTTTTAAACTATTagcttaataattaataataaaatttttGAATTAAACCATCAAAATGCATTaggattttcattaaaaaaaaacaaaagccaaaCAGTTCTGCTTTGTTTGTTCTGTATTCCAGGTTTACATAAATTAAATCAGATTCAGAGTAGACTGTTTTTCTCAGATCTGCATAATGTAGACATATCGTTTTAACTAtttcaatagatagatagatgatagatagagagctGTTGAATCAAcatgatttttatttaatttgtaaataattttaTGCATTGTACTTTTTATACATATCAATGTGAAAACTATACTCCATGCTCACAAATtctattttgaaaattatttttttttcaaaatcttttgGAGGAGGCTTACAATATCTATTATTTTATCAATAGCTCTCAATTTTGTCACAAATTCAGAAACAAAAGCAAAAGAGAATATAGTAATTTGATTGAGCAATCAAATGCTTTTTTAACAAGCTACAATTGTTCATACAAGTTGAACTACattttctctttgattatttCTAAATAATTGCAGAAATGgaataatgaagaaataaaatattttggttgAGTATGGGGAGATTAAAGGTTGGTGCTACCAGAAATACTTTTCATGGTAGATGCCtcaatttaaaaatagcaattaaTAAGAGAACATCAATAGTTGTGAGTCTTAAAGAATGTCAGTTTGGTGTTATAGGATTTAACATTGACTGATTTTATTTCAGGTTATGGGACATGTTAAATTATGTGTTTGAAAGGAAAGTTAACAGCTTTTCTATTttggtgatttaaaaaaagaaattggggaTCATTCATTTATAAGAATTGTCTTAGCCTATtggaataacatttttaaaaatctagctcAATATTTATCATTGCATATACTCTGTTATTTTCTAACATACTAACAGTATTATTGAATTTTACCTTCTTCAGCCTTCAATATTAGCTGTTCTTTCAATGTCCTTTCTTCAGCTGATTTTTTTCCTAAGTTGCTTCAGGCTGTCTTATAACTTACCTTGAAGGTTGAAAACCctgagaaatgtataattaattttgttattgcttttgattatttattattaactGATTTATCTTTTGGCACAAGGTAATGTTCAAAtctttttttctaataaaagctATTTCAAACAAATATGTATGTGAAATGATATATTTTACTCAATATATACCTTCACATAAATATAAATGTAGCAGAAGTTAATATTGATTTCAACCTTTTATGCAATATACATTAGAAAATGTGAAGATGTTCATGTTTCATAATAGGGAAAAGGCTTATCGGAGTTTAACTCATAACCACAGACCTGTGGTCATAGTGACCgcaacagttttccaaaatgttcagaacacccctatttttagaaatggaccaTTCCAGTTGCGAATAGCTTTTGTTTCTCCACCAATAAGAGTGTATACAGCAATGCTCTTGTATCATTTGATGTTTTCTGTAGCagcatttgaatttgaattttggtCATTTTGACCACTGATCTttgttaccgtattttttttATCGGGGTCAAGTTTTCCACCAAAAGGAGTGCGATTTGGTGATCCAAACTTCAAAGAAACTGTTCTAAAATAGTATGGAGAAGCAGAGAGTAATCTGAGTGAAGTGGAATCAGATTGAGATGAAAATTTTGTAATGGACGATGAGGAACCTGCCACTTCCGCTGACTCTGACATAGAGATGATGAAGCTCCCAATGAAATTGATGGCCAGGTACAATCTGTGTCATGCAATAATTTATATGACAAGAAGAAATTCAAATGGTCTTCTGTATCTTTTGGAAACAATAGATCCAGAACTGCTAGTCACAATAATGTTGTGCCTGCCGACACTGTACACAAGAGGTGACGTACGTCTGTACGTCATGTCATAAGTGGGGCCACCAGAAGGTATGGGAGATCAGGTTCATAGTCTTGAAAAGGCCAAAATTTCCCGCCGCTGGATTGTCATGGCAGTGGGAGAATAAGTGCCCAGAGGGGCACCGCGGGTACATAGAGCCTGTCCCAGTACCTCAGGAGGTCATTGTCGAAAGTCCACGGAGAAGCTGGCCCTAGCTCTGCCTTCCGTTGCACCACCCACTCGTCATGCCACTGCATGTCCCGTATCTGAGACTGTAAATCCACAGGCTCGTGAACTGCAGCGAAGGATTCGACGGGCAAAACTGTCTGGGGTGGAAGTGGGTCTGCAGTGGAAGACTATTCAGGTTTCCAGGACAGGGCATCTGCCCTTTGGTTGCATGCACTTGGGATGTAGGTCACTCTGAAGTTGAACCGGGCAAAGAACAGGGACCAACAGATCTGGCACTGGTTCGACTTGCGTGCCATTTTCAGGAACTCTAGATTCCTATGGTCCGTCCGGATCTTGACTTGATGCCTGACCCCCTCCCCGTGATGCCTCCAGGCCTCAAACGCCACCTTAATGGCCAGCAACTCCTTCTCCCAGATGGTATAATTGGGCTCGGAAGGATTGAGTTCCTGCGAGAAGAAAGCACAAGGGAAAAGGGTGCCACCAGGGGCATGAGCCTGCAGTAACACCACACCCACTGCGATGTCTGACGCGTCCGGCTCCACCACAAATGAACAATGGGGATCAGGGTATTTCAGGATCAGCTCCTTCATGAAGGTATGTTTTAGGGCCTCGAACACGTGTTGCTCTCTAGGCCCCCAGCAAAATGACGCTTTCTTCTGCGCGTGAGGGGCGCGGTCAGGGAAGTGAAGCTGGGGATGAAGGTCCAGTAGTAGTTGACAAACTGGAGGAGTCGTTGGACATCCTTCACTTGTCGAGGAGGCTTCCAACTGCGAAAAGACACTACCTTGCCCAGCTCCATCGCAATTCCTTCAGGGGAGATACGGTGCCCCAGGAACTTGATGGAAGTCTGACACTTCTCCAGCTTTGTGTACAGACAATGCTCCCAAAGTCGTTGCAAGACCAGACATAGGTGCTGCCGATGATCCTCCCGAGAAGCTGAGTAAATCAAAATGTCATCCAGGTAAATGATGACAAACTGGTCCAAAAGGTCCCGGAAGATATCATTCATAAAATGCTGGAAGACGGCCGGGGCATTGGTCAATCCAAACGGCATGACTGTGTACTCAAAATGTTTGTACCGAGTGCCGAAGGAcatcttccattcatctcccgcCCGGACTCAGACCAGATTATAGGCGCCACGCAAGTCCAGTTTTGTGAACATCGTTGCCTTCTGGAGCCACTCCAGCAACTCAGGAATCAGAGGGTAACAATTGTGCACCATGATTGCATTCAAGTGACGGTAATCACAGCAGAGTCTCAGATCCCAAGTCTTCTTCTTGATGAACAAGACTGGGGCAGACAATGGCGAAGACAAGAGCTGGATAAAACCCTGGACGAGGTTCTTGTCCAGAAAGTCCCGCAATGCGGCCAACTCCGGCTTGGACATGGAGTACAGGTGACCCACAGGGAGCTTCTTATCCTGTACCAAGTCAATGGGGCAGTCATAAGGCCGGTGCGGCGGCAATTGGTCCGTCTCCTGCTCGCTGAAGATGTCCACGAACTCCGCTAAGTCTGGTGGCAAGGACCCCCTGGCCGAACTCATCACCTGGCCTGCACAGATGTGACAGGTGTGGTCGACACATTATAGGGATGGGATCATGATCAGGTTCTGTGACCAATAAATCTGGGGGTCATGCGCCCGCAGCCAGGCCAAGCCCAGAACTAAGGGGAAGTACAGGGACGAGGCAATATAAAACTGGATGGCCTCCTCATTATCCCCAATGACTAGGTGCAAGGGCTGCGTGGCTGCATTAataggcccagacagaagcaCCCGGCCATCAATGGTCTCGACCAGCATTGGTAGGTCCACCAGACCCAAAGGAATGGCATACTTGGTCACAAACGCCTCATCCATGAAGTTCGTGGTAGCCCCGGAATCGACCAGGGCATGGGCTGGAATCCCTGGTGGACTACCAGACAGGAGAATGTGTGCTGCCAAGATCAAGTGCCAGGGAGGGCCGTCAATCTCTGTCTCAGTGTGCACCCGACCTAAGGTCTCCTTCAGATCCAGATCCGCCCATTTCCTAACAAGTTGTTCTGGAGCTGAGGGGGTAGGCCCCAGACCTCATAACCCCctactcttcttggggcaacCTGATGCCAGGTGCCCAAGATCCCCataataaaaacacaatcccCCTGTGTGCTGTCTGTCCATCTCAGTTTGCGACAAGCAGGGTTTGGCAGCACCCAAGTCCATGGGTTCTTCCCATGGAGCTAAGGTCTCCCACGGGATCGGCACCTTCCTGGTCTCCTGGGACACGCAACGACACCCCCGCCTCTGCAACCGTATGTCTATTTGGAGGCACAAGTGGATCAGTGCATTGAACGTCGGTGGCTTGTCCACCGGTACCAGCTCATCCTGCAGGTTGTCCGACAGCCCATCTTGAAAAATGTCCATGAGGGCTGCCTCATTCCAGGCTGAATCTTGGCTAAGAAGCTGGAATTCACTGACATAGTCCTGCAAAAAGCCCCAGCCCTGCTGCAGCATCTTGAGATGTCTGGTGGCTGTTTCCTCCTAAATGGGGTCCTCATACATGAGTCTGAGGTGATTACAAATCCCCCTGAAATCGTCCAGCAAAGGGCTAGCCTGGGTCAACAAAGGAATAGCCCAACGAGCTGCAGAGCCTGAAAGTAAGCTGATGATAAACCCCATTTTagcccggtcagtgggaaagtccttcTCTCTCAGACTGATAaaaagctggcattgtcccaagaaagCTGGAAACATGGCTTGGTTGCTGTCAAACTTATCCAGCATGGCAACCGTACATTTCCCCTGAGGCTGGGGGAGGGTGGTAGCATGCCCTTGAAGCTGAGCTATCTGGCCAGCCAGCAAGGCCAACTGCTGTGCAAGTTGGGCGTTTTCAGCATGTAGATCCAACCCTGAAAACATCAAATGTCTTTTTGCTACAGAGGTCATTATCACCTCATGTCTGTAATAGCGTAGCTGAAATACTACATCTGTGGTTAAGGGTGAATGCACCAGCTAATATTTGAACCACATGTTTTATAATGAAGTTTGCAATTAAAATAATACCAATAAAGTTTGCATATACTGAATCTTTTCATGATTTAACAGACCATTTGAAGAGAAagattattcattaaatatgaatttCAGTGATTTGGGTCAATTTATGCTGTTTTGTAATGAAGCAATTGATGTAAATGGATGACTTGCTGTAAATGAACAAGATGTGTCCATCATATTTGAAATCCACTAACCAAGtccattaaatataaattatgttGTATTAGTGGAAAGTATAATTGCACATTTTAGAGGAAACACAAAAGCTCTCCATAATGGAAAATTTCTAGCAAAAATCTTTACATTATAAAATTAGCTAAAAAATTATAAGGACCAATAGAAAAATATTAGCATTAGGACTGAAAAAGTGCTATAAAAATCAACCTGAAAAAAAGTCAAATTTGCAATCTGCCATTCTACCAATGTTACTGACATTCCTGCCAATTTTGAGTTtctgaatttagaatagaatagaataacagagttggaagagaccttgggggtcttctagtctaaccccctgcttagccatgaaagcctacaccatttcagacaaatg from Thamnophis elegans isolate rThaEle1 chromosome 6, rThaEle1.pri, whole genome shotgun sequence carries:
- the LOC116510310 gene encoding protein LDOC1-like codes for the protein MTSVAKRHLMFSGLDLHAENAQLAQQLALLAGQIAQLQGHATTLPQPQGKCTVAMLDKFDSNQAMFPAFLGQCQLFISLREKDFPTDRAKMGFIISLLSGSAARWAIPLLTQASPLLDDFRGICNHLRLMYEDPI